In the Streptomyces sp. cg36 genome, one interval contains:
- a CDS encoding tRNA (adenine-N1)-methyltransferase codes for MSEPTGAARRRGPFKVGDQVQLTDPKGRHYTFTLEAGKNFHTHKGSFPHDELIGAPEGSVVRTTGNVAYLALRPLLPDYVLSMPRGAAVVYPKDAGQILAFADIFAGARVVEAGVGSGSLSAFLLRAIGDHGMLHSYERRADFAEIAQQNVERYFGEPHPAWQLTVGDLQDNLSDTDVDRVILDMLAPWECLDAVSKALVPGGILCCYVATTTQLSRTVEAIREIGCFAEPQPWESMIRNWHVEGLAVRPDHRMIGHTGFLVTARRLADGVEPPLRRRRPAKGAYGDDYEGPNKD; via the coding sequence ATGTCCGAACCGACCGGTGCCGCCCGCCGTCGCGGGCCCTTCAAGGTCGGGGACCAGGTCCAGCTCACCGACCCCAAGGGACGCCACTACACGTTCACGCTCGAAGCCGGGAAGAACTTCCACACCCACAAGGGTTCCTTCCCGCACGACGAGCTGATCGGTGCTCCCGAGGGCAGTGTTGTCCGTACCACGGGAAACGTCGCCTACCTCGCGCTGCGCCCCCTGCTCCCCGACTACGTCCTGTCCATGCCCCGCGGCGCCGCCGTGGTCTACCCCAAGGACGCGGGGCAGATCCTGGCCTTCGCCGACATCTTCGCCGGCGCGCGCGTCGTCGAGGCGGGCGTGGGCTCCGGCTCGCTCAGCGCCTTCCTGCTGCGCGCCATCGGCGACCACGGCATGCTCCACTCCTACGAGCGCCGCGCGGACTTCGCCGAGATCGCCCAGCAGAACGTGGAGCGCTACTTCGGCGAGCCGCACCCCGCCTGGCAGCTCACCGTGGGCGACCTCCAGGACAACCTGTCGGACACCGACGTCGACCGCGTCATCCTGGACATGCTCGCCCCCTGGGAGTGCCTGGACGCCGTCTCCAAGGCGCTGGTGCCCGGCGGAATCCTCTGCTGCTACGTGGCCACCACCACCCAGCTGTCGCGCACCGTCGAGGCGATCCGCGAGATCGGCTGCTTCGCCGAGCCGCAGCCGTGGGAGTCGATGATCCGCAACTGGCACGTCGAGGGCCTGGCCGTCCGCCCCGACCACCGGATGATCGGACACACCGGCTTCCTCGTCACCGCCCGCCGCCTGGCGGACGGCGTCGAGCCCCCGCTGCGCCGCCGCCGCCCCGCCAAGGGCGCGTACGGAGACGACTACGAGGGCCCCAACAAGGACTGA
- a CDS encoding ferredoxin gives MNDALEVWIDQELCTGDGICVQYAPEVFELDIDGLAYVKSPEDELLQTVGAVTPVPLPLLQDVVDSAKDCPGDCIHVRRVSDRVEVYGPDAD, from the coding sequence ATGAACGACGCTCTTGAGGTCTGGATCGACCAGGAGCTCTGCACCGGCGACGGGATCTGTGTCCAGTACGCGCCCGAGGTCTTCGAGCTGGACATCGACGGCCTCGCGTACGTGAAGAGCCCCGAGGACGAGCTGCTCCAGACCGTCGGCGCGGTGACGCCCGTCCCGCTGCCGCTGCTCCAGGACGTCGTCGACTCGGCCAAGGACTGCCCGGGCGACTGCATTCACGTACGAAGGGTTTCGGACAGGGTCGAGGTCTACGGCCCGGACGCCGACTGA
- a CDS encoding response regulator transcription factor, with protein sequence MAIRVLLVDDQPLLRTGFRMILEAEQDIAVVGEAGDGLQALDQVRALQPDVVLMDIRMPRMDGVEATRQISGPGKDGPAKVLVLTTFDLDEYVVEALKAGASGFLLKDAPANELVQAIRVVAAGEAMLAPSITRRLLDKYADHLPSGEEPVPDTLHTLTDREVEVLKLVARGLSNAEIAADLFVSETTVKTHVGHVLTKLGLRDRVQAAVYAYESGLVRPGAQ encoded by the coding sequence GTGGCGATCCGCGTCCTACTGGTCGACGACCAGCCGCTGCTGCGCACCGGTTTCCGGATGATCCTGGAGGCCGAGCAGGACATCGCGGTGGTGGGCGAGGCCGGCGACGGCCTCCAGGCCCTCGACCAGGTGCGGGCGCTCCAGCCCGATGTGGTGCTGATGGACATCCGGATGCCCCGGATGGACGGGGTGGAGGCGACCCGCCAGATCAGCGGCCCCGGCAAGGACGGCCCGGCCAAGGTGCTGGTGCTGACCACCTTCGACCTCGACGAGTACGTGGTGGAGGCGCTGAAGGCGGGCGCCAGCGGCTTCCTGCTGAAGGACGCGCCCGCCAACGAGCTGGTGCAGGCGATCCGGGTGGTGGCGGCGGGCGAGGCGATGCTGGCCCCGTCGATCACGCGCCGGCTGCTCGACAAGTACGCGGACCACCTGCCCTCGGGCGAGGAGCCCGTCCCGGACACCCTGCACACCCTGACCGACCGCGAGGTCGAGGTGCTGAAGCTGGTGGCGCGCGGGCTCTCCAACGCGGAGATCGCGGCCGACCTGTTCGTCAGCGAGACGACGGTGAAGACCCACGTCGGCCACGTCCTGACCAAGCTGGGCCTGCGCGACCGGGTCCAGGCCGCGGTGTACGCGTACGAGAGCGGCCTGGTGCGGCCGGGCGCGCAGTAG
- a CDS encoding site-2 protease family protein — MDESGDSKRPQSGAGEEESGAAPDGGRSPRGREPGGGILMGRPFGVPVYVAPSWFLVAALITWVFGGQLDRVLPELGAARYLVSLFFAVAFYASVLVHELAHTVAALRFKLPVRRIQLQFFGGVSEIEKETETPGREFVLAFVGPLLSLVLAGLFYLGMLAVEPGTVPGVLLAGLMISNLIVAGFNLLPGLPLDGGRMLRAVVWKITGKPMSGTVAAAWVGRALAVTVLIGLPLLTQTGVLGNAPEEVDGMDTVTDALLAAILAAIIWTGAGNSLRMARLREHLPELRARNLTRRAVPVESDTPLSEALRRANEAGARALVVVDGHGDPTGLVREAAIVGVPEHRRPWVAVSGLSQDLTDGMRVPAELAGEPLLDKLRATPATEYLVVEETGEIYGVLSAADVEKAFVAAMARPTA; from the coding sequence GTGGACGAGAGCGGCGACAGCAAAAGGCCGCAGTCCGGCGCGGGCGAGGAGGAAAGCGGCGCCGCGCCCGACGGCGGCAGGTCGCCCCGCGGACGGGAGCCGGGCGGCGGAATCCTGATGGGGCGCCCCTTCGGCGTCCCGGTCTACGTCGCGCCCAGCTGGTTCCTGGTCGCCGCCCTGATCACCTGGGTCTTCGGCGGCCAGCTCGACCGCGTGCTGCCCGAGCTCGGCGCGGCCCGCTATCTGGTCTCGCTGTTCTTCGCGGTCGCCTTCTACGCCTCGGTCCTGGTCCACGAGCTGGCCCACACCGTCGCCGCGCTCCGCTTCAAGCTGCCGGTCCGTCGCATCCAGCTCCAGTTCTTCGGCGGGGTCTCGGAGATCGAGAAGGAGACCGAGACGCCCGGCCGCGAGTTCGTGCTCGCCTTCGTCGGCCCGCTGCTCTCCCTGGTCCTGGCCGGGCTGTTCTACCTGGGGATGCTGGCGGTGGAGCCCGGCACGGTGCCCGGGGTGCTGCTCGCCGGGCTGATGATCTCCAACCTGATCGTGGCCGGCTTCAACCTGCTGCCCGGGCTGCCGCTGGACGGCGGCCGGATGCTCCGCGCCGTGGTGTGGAAGATCACCGGCAAGCCCATGAGCGGCACCGTCGCCGCCGCCTGGGTGGGCCGCGCGCTCGCCGTCACCGTCCTCATCGGCCTGCCGCTGCTCACCCAGACCGGGGTGCTCGGCAACGCGCCGGAGGAGGTCGACGGGATGGACACCGTCACCGACGCGCTGCTCGCCGCCATCCTCGCCGCGATCATCTGGACCGGCGCGGGCAACAGCCTGCGCATGGCCCGGCTGCGCGAGCACCTGCCCGAGCTGCGCGCCCGCAACCTCACCCGCCGGGCCGTCCCGGTCGAGTCCGACACCCCGCTCTCCGAGGCGCTGCGCCGGGCCAACGAGGCGGGGGCGCGCGCCCTGGTCGTCGTGGACGGCCACGGCGACCCCACCGGCCTGGTCCGCGAGGCCGCCATCGTCGGGGTGCCCGAGCACCGCCGCCCCTGGGTCGCGGTCAGCGGGCTCTCCCAGGACCTCACCGACGGCATGCGCGTCCCGGCCGAGCTCGCGGGCGAACCGCTGCTCGACAAGCTCCGCGCCACCCCCGCCACCGAGTACCTGGTGGTCGAGGAGACCGGCGAGATCTACGGGGTGCTCTCGGCGGCCGATGTCGAGAAGGCGTTCGTGGCCGCCATGGCCCGCCCCACCGCGTAG
- a CDS encoding RecB family exonuclease encodes MTTSTEGAAPDRRPTSLSPSRANDFMQCPLLYRFRVIDRLPEKPSPAATRGTLVHAVLERLFDDPAAERTVPRAKAMIPGQWDRLLEARPELGELFAEDTGGERLGQWLAEAERLVERWFSLEDPTRLEPVEREFFVETELASGLRLRGVIDRVDVAPTGEVRIVDYKTGKAPRPEYAEGALFQMKFYALVVWRLKDVLPRRLQLVYLGSGDVLTYDPVEADLQQVERKLHALWEAIRLATETGDWRPRPTKLCGWCDHQAVCPEFGGTPPVYPLTSAPAAESAG; translated from the coding sequence ATGACTACGAGCACCGAGGGGGCCGCGCCGGACCGGCGGCCGACGTCGCTGTCGCCGTCGCGGGCGAACGACTTCATGCAGTGCCCCCTGCTGTACCGGTTCCGGGTGATCGACCGCCTCCCCGAGAAGCCCAGCCCGGCGGCCACCCGGGGGACGCTGGTCCACGCGGTGCTCGAGCGCCTCTTCGACGACCCGGCGGCGGAGCGGACGGTTCCGCGTGCCAAGGCGATGATCCCCGGCCAGTGGGACCGGCTGCTGGAGGCCCGGCCGGAGCTGGGCGAGCTGTTCGCCGAGGACACCGGGGGCGAGCGGCTCGGCCAGTGGCTGGCGGAGGCCGAGCGGCTGGTGGAGCGGTGGTTCTCGCTGGAGGACCCGACCCGGCTGGAGCCGGTGGAGCGCGAGTTCTTCGTCGAGACGGAGCTGGCGTCGGGGCTGCGGCTGCGCGGGGTGATCGACCGGGTGGACGTGGCGCCGACCGGCGAGGTCCGGATCGTCGACTACAAGACGGGCAAGGCCCCCCGTCCGGAGTACGCGGAGGGCGCCCTCTTCCAGATGAAGTTCTACGCGCTGGTGGTCTGGCGGCTGAAGGACGTACTGCCCCGCCGCCTCCAGCTCGTCTATCTGGGCAGCGGTGACGTGCTGACGTACGACCCGGTGGAGGCCGACCTCCAGCAGGTGGAGCGCAAGCTGCACGCGCTGTGGGAGGCGATCCGGCTGGCCACCGAGACGGGTGACTGGCGCCCGCGGCCGACCAAGCTGTGCGGATGGTGCGACCACCAGGCGGTCTGCCCCGAATTCGGCGGGACTCCCCCGGTCTATCCGCTCACTTCCGCTCCCGCCGCGGAATCCGCAGGCTGA